A section of the Leptospira kobayashii genome encodes:
- a CDS encoding DUF3015 domain-containing protein: protein MFRNFIFIGVSFLSLLSVSLSAVNYGMAGCGLGSMIPAWKNDISQVMAATTNGTSSSQTFGITSGTSNCTNDGIVKAEKAQEVFVHYNQAGLESEMAAGRGERIDAFAQLLGCPTHSQQLGNLVKKNYSKIVTTDTRKDSKLLLVSLKKEIGSDLELSEACQF from the coding sequence ATGTTCCGAAATTTTATTTTTATCGGCGTATCTTTTCTTAGCCTACTTAGTGTTAGTTTATCAGCAGTCAATTACGGTATGGCAGGTTGCGGATTAGGTTCTATGATACCAGCTTGGAAAAACGATATTTCCCAAGTGATGGCTGCAACTACAAACGGGACCTCTTCCAGTCAGACATTCGGGATCACATCCGGAACTTCCAATTGCACAAACGATGGAATTGTAAAAGCCGAAAAAGCTCAGGAAGTATTTGTTCATTACAACCAAGCCGGTTTGGAATCTGAAATGGCTGCAGGGCGCGGCGAACGTATTGACGCGTTTGCACAGTTGTTAGGTTGTCCTACTCATTCGCAACAATTGGGAAATCTTGTTAAAAAAAACTATTCTAAAATCGTAACTACGGATACAAGAAAGGATTCCAAATTATTACTCGTATCTTTAAAGAAAGAAATTGGATCTGATCTTGAATTGAGTGAAGCCTGTCAGTTTTGA
- a CDS encoding response regulator has protein sequence MKSKATFTVSIVEDNIHTAKNLKGLLAKDKQFKFLKHYVSADEAIEEIPKEPADITILDIGLPGKSGLDCLRALKPITHNTKYVIYTVFEDEEKIINAIQNGASGYLLKDTAPDLLLAELNVIVLGGAPLTPRIADKIILEFAKQGELNSNPEPNDSGLTARELQILNFVALGMTFPDIAEELDISSHTVSRHIEKIYKKLEVHSKSEAIIRGRRMGIIRNIPGYP, from the coding sequence ATGAAATCCAAAGCCACTTTTACAGTGTCGATCGTAGAAGATAATATTCACACTGCCAAAAATTTAAAAGGTTTATTGGCAAAAGATAAACAGTTTAAATTTTTAAAACATTATGTTAGTGCGGACGAGGCGATCGAAGAAATTCCCAAAGAGCCGGCCGATATTACTATTCTGGATATCGGTTTGCCAGGTAAAAGCGGACTGGACTGTTTGCGTGCTTTGAAACCAATTACACATAACACAAAGTATGTGATATATACTGTTTTTGAGGATGAAGAGAAGATTATCAACGCAATTCAGAACGGTGCATCGGGTTATTTATTGAAGGACACTGCTCCGGATCTTTTGCTTGCGGAATTGAATGTAATCGTTTTGGGAGGTGCTCCATTGACTCCTAGAATTGCGGACAAGATCATTCTTGAATTTGCAAAGCAGGGAGAATTGAATTCCAATCCGGAGCCTAACGATTCGGGATTGACTGCACGAGAATTGCAAATTCTGAATTTTGTGGCATTGGGTATGACTTTTCCTGACATTGCAGAAGAGCTGGATATCTCCTCGCATACGGTAAGCCGTCATATAGAAAAAATATATAAAAAGTTGGAAGTCCATTCTAAGTCGGAGGCAATCATTCGAGGTCGACGAATGGGTATTATACGAAATATTCCCGGTTACCCTTAA
- a CDS encoding M23 family metallopeptidase yields the protein MKEQILAFSLLFISFSLFAEGKKLHQPNGIKNSSNYFVKKEEKNFFLLLEARKFGRGEAILFRLTPKDKKWIHENFKVFWMGKEVILSKQGNSQIGFLAISPDAAPGPMNLEIQSKIFFVKRGTKQYQIQLEPTKFQVIQKNQTIKVDEKFVTQELSKETLEFIKECSKAKEVAFAKESGLQFNDNFKLPLERIHITSKFYVRRDYNKKKGKPHGGVDFRGKSGTPILAIQDGTVVLARPMYYEGNFTILDHGNKIFTFYMHQSEMLVKVGDKVKKGQVIGKVGSTGMSTGPHLHLGAKIANTLIDPLSLISIAGIMEESGEELASSKK from the coding sequence ATGAAAGAACAAATTCTAGCTTTCAGTCTGTTATTTATTAGTTTTTCTCTCTTTGCCGAGGGAAAAAAATTACATCAACCGAATGGAATCAAAAATTCATCCAATTACTTTGTAAAAAAAGAAGAAAAAAACTTTTTTCTTCTTCTGGAAGCGAGGAAATTCGGAAGAGGTGAGGCGATTCTTTTTCGACTAACACCTAAAGATAAAAAATGGATTCATGAAAATTTCAAAGTATTTTGGATGGGGAAGGAAGTTATCTTATCCAAACAAGGAAATAGTCAGATCGGTTTTTTGGCAATTTCTCCCGACGCTGCTCCGGGACCGATGAATTTAGAAATCCAATCAAAGATCTTTTTTGTAAAACGCGGAACGAAACAATATCAAATTCAACTTGAACCGACTAAATTTCAAGTGATCCAGAAAAATCAAACCATCAAAGTCGATGAGAAATTCGTAACTCAGGAACTTTCCAAAGAAACGTTGGAATTCATAAAAGAATGTTCGAAAGCAAAAGAAGTTGCTTTTGCAAAAGAATCCGGCTTGCAGTTCAATGATAATTTCAAATTACCTTTGGAACGAATTCATATTACCAGTAAATTCTATGTTAGACGGGATTATAACAAGAAAAAGGGAAAACCACATGGTGGCGTGGATTTCCGAGGTAAATCGGGAACTCCTATCTTGGCAATACAGGACGGAACCGTGGTCCTTGCCCGGCCGATGTATTATGAAGGAAATTTTACAATTCTGGATCATGGAAATAAGATCTTCACTTTCTATATGCATCAGAGTGAAATGTTAGTGAAGGTGGGTGATAAGGTTAAAAAAGGACAAGTGATTGGAAAAGTAGGTTCTACGGGAATGTCTACCGGCCCTCATTTGCATTTAGGTGCTAAAATTGCCAATACCCTAATCGATCCTTTGTCATTGATTTCGATTGCGGGCATTATGGAAGAATCAGGTGAGGAGCTGGCCAGTTCTAAAAAATAA
- a CDS encoding 7-carboxy-7-deazaguanine synthase QueE: MLGNVHEIYHSVSGEGISQGIPTIFIRFAGCSLRCGKTENKKLWCDTPYALGPNQGKSMDLDSIIKEMETIDPFHASQILLTGGEPLEGKNGEMSSLLCKHIYQTRIHANKPYPAPRIETNGKERINDEINRVYTMDYKLPGSGMEDQMEKENFSVLRKRHNILDEIKFVVRDRYDFERSLEVLREFSPDTNILYSPVFGEMDANELVEWIKKENPPKARLSLQIHKVLWGNKKGV, translated from the coding sequence ATGTTGGGTAACGTTCACGAAATATATCATTCTGTCTCGGGAGAAGGCATTTCGCAAGGAATCCCGACAATCTTTATTCGTTTTGCAGGTTGTTCTCTTCGCTGTGGAAAAACCGAAAATAAAAAACTATGGTGTGACACACCGTACGCACTTGGCCCCAATCAGGGAAAGTCCATGGACTTGGATTCCATTATCAAAGAAATGGAAACAATCGATCCTTTCCATGCTTCACAAATTTTACTGACTGGTGGAGAACCTTTGGAAGGTAAAAACGGAGAAATGAGTTCTCTTCTTTGTAAACATATCTACCAAACACGAATCCATGCAAACAAGCCCTATCCTGCGCCTAGAATTGAAACAAACGGCAAAGAAAGAATTAACGATGAAATAAATCGGGTTTATACAATGGACTACAAGCTGCCCGGGTCGGGGATGGAAGACCAAATGGAAAAAGAAAATTTTTCCGTTCTGAGAAAGAGACATAATATTCTTGACGAAATCAAGTTCGTGGTGCGTGATAGATACGATTTTGAAAGAAGTTTAGAAGTTCTCCGCGAATTTTCCCCCGATACGAATATACTTTATTCACCAGTTTTTGGAGAAATGGATGCAAACGAACTTGTAGAATGGATCAAAAAAGAAAATCCGCCTAAAGCACGTTTGTCGCTACAAATACACAAAGTATTATGGGGTAATAAAAAAGGAGTTTGA
- a CDS encoding sensor domain-containing protein, giving the protein MSSKNLTVYIEKNDSDFYLTLLSDIKKNFETIVFSEFAELDSFSSDLCSRNVLFFWQDEKLLEKQKFLFERYPNLPSVLLFENSSPKENLSHPTQLHLSRNYYSFELLSITLNFAERLIQDQERSREFEEIKERMAVLENVFEESLDIVIQIDPQSKQIIGINKQALNVLNYDENELKGKDFSILLSKVASDEAEFQGSLIEGGSLVTKNDELIPTESSFRLYSVNGKMVIWATFRDISERKKAQEQVKRQKAFYEFILDNIDSDISVLGDDFKYEYSNPVLVPSTEIRSWMYGKTDTELSKRLNLLPEFSDKRQKFLDVALNKNDIVQFEELLPDEQDGKKYLLRKYIPIEDPDSKTRKIISYGIDITERKLAEERISYLAYYDSLTGLSNRTLFIDHTNQALKNHKSTETLIACYFFDIDNFKFINDSLGHAKGDMLLQMVAARLKRIMTEVDTVARFGGDEFGILKVGILNRGEAAEFASRILDILSQPFHVTGRDLYTTISMGIALSPNDGITTQELLKNADMAMYKAKEVGRNNFRFYTNELILRSEKRLYIESSLRKALQNNELSLFFQPQISMKSDRICGAEALIRWKHPERGWVPPIEFIPVAEDSGLIERIGDWVLEEACRLKKSWQEENIGGFNISINVSGKQLKKNNWAHKVHATMEHFKIDAHEIELELTESSIMENPEKSIEAFRYLSDLGVKVSIDDFGTGYSSLSYLKKINADILKIDRSFVIDLEKNEDDQAICRAIINMAVSLGMEVIAEGVETEVQRNLLKSFGCHIIQGYYYSKPLPVEDFISYVKKINR; this is encoded by the coding sequence ATGTCATCTAAAAATCTCACAGTTTATATTGAAAAAAACGACTCGGATTTTTATTTAACCCTTCTTAGTGACATAAAGAAAAATTTCGAAACAATTGTTTTTTCCGAATTTGCGGAACTTGACTCTTTCTCATCCGACTTATGCTCACGGAATGTTCTTTTTTTTTGGCAGGATGAGAAGCTTTTAGAAAAGCAAAAATTTCTTTTTGAACGTTATCCGAATCTTCCTTCCGTACTACTTTTTGAAAATTCAAGCCCGAAAGAAAATCTATCTCATCCTACACAGCTTCATCTTTCCAGGAATTATTATTCTTTCGAACTTTTGTCCATTACTCTTAACTTTGCGGAAAGATTGATCCAAGATCAAGAAAGATCTCGTGAATTTGAAGAGATCAAAGAGAGGATGGCCGTACTTGAAAATGTATTCGAAGAATCGTTGGATATAGTTATTCAGATAGATCCTCAATCCAAACAAATCATAGGGATAAACAAACAAGCATTAAATGTTCTAAATTATGACGAAAATGAATTGAAAGGCAAAGATTTTTCCATTTTACTCTCAAAGGTAGCAAGTGATGAAGCCGAATTTCAAGGGAGTCTGATTGAAGGAGGTTCTCTAGTCACAAAGAATGATGAATTGATTCCAACAGAATCATCCTTTCGATTGTATTCTGTAAATGGAAAAATGGTAATCTGGGCAACGTTTCGTGATATTTCGGAAAGAAAAAAAGCGCAGGAACAGGTCAAAAGACAAAAAGCATTTTATGAATTCATTTTAGATAATATCGACTCCGATATATCGGTATTAGGTGATGATTTCAAATATGAATATTCGAATCCGGTTTTAGTTCCGAGTACTGAGATTCGATCCTGGATGTATGGAAAGACCGATACGGAACTTTCCAAAAGATTGAATTTACTTCCTGAGTTTTCCGATAAAAGGCAAAAATTTTTAGATGTGGCTTTAAACAAAAACGATATAGTTCAGTTTGAAGAATTGCTCCCCGACGAGCAGGATGGGAAAAAATATCTATTAAGAAAATACATTCCTATCGAAGATCCCGATTCCAAGACAAGAAAAATCATCAGTTACGGAATTGATATCACCGAAAGAAAGTTAGCTGAGGAAAGAATTTCCTATTTGGCTTACTACGATTCTTTGACCGGACTTTCCAATCGTACTTTATTTATTGATCACACGAATCAAGCTCTTAAAAATCATAAATCCACAGAGACATTGATTGCCTGTTATTTTTTCGATATTGATAATTTCAAATTCATCAATGATAGTTTGGGACATGCAAAGGGAGATATGCTTTTGCAAATGGTAGCCGCCCGATTGAAACGGATTATGACCGAGGTGGATACTGTTGCACGTTTCGGCGGAGATGAATTCGGAATATTGAAAGTCGGTATTCTCAACAGAGGAGAAGCAGCCGAATTTGCTTCCCGTATACTTGATATACTCAGTCAGCCTTTCCATGTGACCGGAAGGGATTTATATACCACAATCAGTATGGGCATTGCACTTTCACCTAATGATGGTATTACGACCCAAGAGCTGCTGAAAAATGCTGATATGGCAATGTATAAGGCAAAGGAAGTCGGAAGAAACAATTTCCGGTTTTATACCAATGAACTGATTCTCCGTTCCGAAAAACGATTGTACATTGAAAGTTCGCTTAGAAAGGCGTTGCAAAACAATGAACTCAGTTTGTTTTTCCAGCCTCAGATTTCCATGAAATCGGATCGAATTTGCGGAGCGGAAGCATTGATTCGCTGGAAACATCCGGAACGAGGCTGGGTTCCTCCTATTGAATTCATTCCGGTTGCTGAAGATTCCGGACTGATTGAAAGAATCGGAGATTGGGTTTTGGAAGAAGCTTGTCGTTTGAAGAAAAGTTGGCAGGAAGAAAATATCGGGGGATTCAACATTAGCATCAACGTGAGCGGCAAACAATTGAAAAAGAATAATTGGGCTCACAAAGTTCATGCAACAATGGAACATTTTAAAATCGATGCGCATGAAATCGAACTGGAGCTAACGGAAAGCTCCATTATGGAAAACCCTGAGAAAAGTATTGAAGCGTTTCGTTATCTCTCCGATCTCGGAGTCAAAGTTTCCATCGATGATTTTGGAACCGGTTATTCTTCCTTGAGTTATTTGAAAAAAATAAATGCGGATATCCTGAAAATCGATCGATCCTTCGTAATTGATTTAGAAAAAAATGAAGATGACCAGGCAATTTGCAGAGCGATCATCAACATGGCAGTTTCTCTCGGTATGGAAGTCATTGCGGAAGGTGTGGAAACAGAAGTGCAACGGAATTTATTGAAAAGTTTCGGATGCCATATCATTCAGGGATACTACTATAGCAAGCCGCTCCCTGTTGAAGATTTTATATCCTATGTAAAAAAAATTAACCGCTAA
- a CDS encoding anti-sigma factor antagonist (This anti-anti-sigma factor, or anti-sigma factor antagonist, belongs to a family that includes characterized members SpoIIAA, RsbV, RsfA, and RsfB.), with protein sequence MQIEAKFEYPNVVSGVSQENHLLLRLRTPANPSLTQRQPIVIGLVIDKSWSMKGDKIEAVIEASCALVNWLTRHDLLAIIAYSADVQIIQAVTHLTEKISVSDRLRSIQVGTSTNLSGGWLSALRAVEAASVPNAYKRVILLTDGNPTSGIKEPDPLIQIAKDHFARGISTTTIGVGSDFNESMLVDIAKAGGGNFYFVDNPETASDIFFQEFGDIGALYAQAIDLELTLAPGVHFKELLNDFSHQVSEEIAEFQGDAKSLGRQKINIQTGDIRSDDIRNIVLKLEIDESIRKIDEPVFHSKVTYYNLVNQMKLESQEMDFPIQYGDAKGKQDPDVLVEMLVANAGKGISKISDLVKQGNLEDARLILLGLIQDIDANKHFSPNALGSLVHRLQLMDAKIQEKSNNLTKHIFAGSSFIARGPEKIDLKGVQVHDEIFEYKTKGDIDLYKCPEIKTMVEKKLEEGFRYVIFDFSDTAHIDSSAIGTLIQIVGWLRRRGGEFVAANIRDSVKKVFEITRLYNHIRVAETLPLARETLQRIIFANQGETES encoded by the coding sequence ATGCAGATTGAGGCAAAATTCGAATATCCGAACGTAGTATCGGGTGTTTCCCAAGAAAATCATCTCTTGCTTAGGCTAAGAACCCCCGCTAATCCCAGTTTAACACAAAGACAACCTATCGTCATCGGTCTTGTTATTGATAAAAGTTGGTCCATGAAAGGGGACAAGATAGAAGCGGTGATAGAAGCTTCCTGTGCTTTGGTCAATTGGCTCACTCGTCATGACTTACTTGCCATTATCGCTTATTCCGCGGATGTACAGATCATCCAAGCGGTGACTCATCTTACCGAAAAGATTTCCGTATCCGACAGACTTCGTAGCATTCAAGTAGGCACTTCCACCAATTTAAGCGGTGGTTGGCTTTCCGCGCTTCGCGCCGTAGAAGCCGCCTCGGTTCCGAATGCATACAAACGTGTGATTTTACTTACGGATGGAAACCCAACCTCAGGGATCAAAGAACCTGATCCGTTGATTCAGATTGCGAAAGATCATTTTGCAAGAGGAATATCTACTACCACAATCGGTGTAGGAAGCGATTTCAATGAATCTATGTTAGTTGATATTGCCAAAGCCGGTGGAGGCAATTTTTACTTCGTAGACAATCCGGAAACCGCATCCGATATTTTCTTTCAAGAGTTCGGAGATATTGGAGCTCTTTATGCACAGGCGATTGATTTGGAACTTACTCTTGCTCCGGGTGTACATTTCAAAGAACTATTGAACGATTTTTCCCATCAGGTGTCGGAAGAAATTGCAGAGTTCCAAGGCGATGCTAAAAGTCTGGGTCGTCAAAAGATCAATATTCAAACAGGTGATATACGATCCGATGATATTCGAAATATTGTGCTGAAACTGGAAATCGACGAATCCATTCGTAAAATCGACGAGCCTGTCTTTCATTCCAAAGTAACTTATTATAATTTAGTCAATCAGATGAAGTTGGAATCGCAAGAGATGGATTTCCCGATTCAGTACGGAGATGCAAAAGGAAAGCAAGATCCGGATGTGTTGGTAGAGATGCTTGTTGCCAACGCGGGAAAAGGTATCTCCAAAATCAGCGATCTTGTCAAACAAGGCAATCTTGAAGATGCTAGATTGATTTTGCTGGGACTGATCCAGGACATCGATGCAAACAAACATTTTTCTCCGAACGCACTCGGTTCTTTGGTTCACAGATTGCAATTGATGGATGCAAAAATTCAAGAAAAGTCGAACAACCTCACCAAACATATATTTGCCGGATCTTCGTTTATTGCCAGAGGTCCTGAAAAAATAGATCTGAAAGGGGTTCAGGTCCATGATGAAATTTTCGAATATAAAACAAAGGGAGATATCGATCTCTACAAATGTCCTGAAATCAAAACCATGGTGGAGAAAAAACTGGAAGAAGGGTTTCGTTATGTGATTTTCGATTTTTCAGATACGGCGCACATCGATTCATCCGCGATAGGAACGTTGATTCAAATTGTAGGATGGTTGCGACGCAGAGGCGGGGAATTTGTGGCCGCAAATATCCGTGATTCCGTTAAGAAGGTTTTTGAAATTACCCGTCTCTACAATCACATTCGTGTCGCAGAGACGTTGCCTTTGGCAAGAGAAACTTTACAAAGGATTATATTTGCAAATCAGGGAGAAACGGAAAGCTAA
- a CDS encoding ferredoxin-NADP reductase → MRTPQINLFKKSNPIKAKLIRNERLTPEKGKGKRPANEGESAIYRITLSLDHSAYPYLIGQSAGVIPPGLDPVKVEKGLPDTTYAVRLYSIASPSLSFGKTQDNIEFVIKRDDVYDENGNLLHKGACSNYICDLEEGAEVILTGPAGKKFLLPLSDYTGDLFFLATGTGVAPYFGMVEEILEHKLIQFKGNVYLIYGAPYSDEIVLREYFETMEKKHSNFKFITAVSREEKNSFDGGKLYISHRVRELANEVSTAISNNGRFYICGGPKGMEKGVIEEMLKAAKSTLSYEEFKKDLESKDQLFVETY, encoded by the coding sequence TTGCGCACTCCACAGATTAATCTTTTTAAAAAATCAAATCCTATCAAAGCCAAGCTCATTCGGAACGAAAGACTGACTCCTGAGAAAGGAAAAGGCAAAAGACCGGCAAACGAAGGTGAGTCTGCCATATATAGAATTACACTCTCACTCGATCATAGTGCTTATCCCTACCTGATCGGACAAAGTGCAGGTGTGATTCCACCCGGTTTGGACCCGGTGAAGGTAGAGAAAGGTCTACCGGACACAACATACGCAGTTCGGTTGTATTCTATCGCTTCCCCTTCCCTTAGTTTCGGGAAAACCCAGGACAATATCGAATTTGTGATCAAACGCGATGACGTGTATGATGAAAACGGTAACCTTCTTCACAAAGGAGCTTGTTCCAATTATATTTGCGATCTGGAAGAAGGAGCGGAAGTAATTCTGACCGGTCCTGCCGGTAAAAAATTCCTTCTCCCTCTTTCGGATTATACAGGAGATCTTTTTTTCCTGGCTACGGGAACGGGAGTTGCTCCTTACTTTGGGATGGTGGAAGAAATTTTGGAACACAAACTCATCCAATTCAAAGGAAACGTATATCTGATCTACGGCGCCCCTTACTCGGATGAAATCGTTCTGCGGGAATATTTCGAGACTATGGAAAAGAAACATTCCAATTTCAAATTCATCACAGCAGTTAGCCGTGAAGAAAAAAACTCATTTGACGGTGGAAAATTATATATCAGCCACAGAGTCCGAGAGCTCGCAAATGAAGTTTCCACCGCTATTTCCAATAACGGCCGTTTTTACATCTGCGGCGGACCGAAAGGAATGGAAAAAGGGGTCATCGAAGAAATGCTCAAGGCTGCAAAAAGTACTTTGTCTTATGAAGAATTTAAGAAAGATCTAGAGTCAAAAGACCAACTATTTGTGGAGACTTACTAA
- a CDS encoding transcriptional coactivator p15/PC4 family protein, which produces MAKLGIIKDIDKGRGEVIRVEISEYKGQTFFNIRVWYQDATGEFKPTQKGVALSPSVIGELKEAIEEAERWLA; this is translated from the coding sequence ATGGCGAAACTAGGAATTATCAAAGATATCGACAAGGGAAGAGGTGAAGTGATTCGGGTGGAAATTTCCGAATACAAAGGACAAACTTTCTTTAACATCCGAGTTTGGTACCAAGACGCTACAGGAGAATTCAAACCCACCCAAAAAGGAGTCGCACTTTCACCCAGCGTAATAGGCGAATTGAAAGAAGCGATCGAAGAAGCAGAACGCTGGTTAGCTTAG